In uncultured Methanobrevibacter sp., the genomic window CTAGGGGTTGAAGTTGAATCATATGCTGCCCTTTTTACAATGGACTCATTTGGTCCGGTAATTAATGCCCTTACATATTTTCCTTGGAAAGCTTCAAAGAATGTATCTTCCACTTTATCATAATTCATTTTTACACCTTAACCTAATTCACCTATATTCTGACCACGAATATTGTTTCTCATTTCCTTACTGACCTTAAGTATTTTTTCATAGTTTTCATCTGTTACTGTTTGAATTAATGGATATTCGTCAGCAAATACTTCAAAAAATTTATTTTTTATATCTTCATCAATATTGTAGTCATCAAATATTTTTTCCAAATCTTCTGAATCATTATAATCTTTAATAAATTCTAAAACATAATTTTTATCATTTTCCGCATAAACGTTTGCTATCACTGCAGTAGCTACAGCACTTGGAGATACAATAGCAATTTCCGCCACTTTTAAAGGATATTCGTTACCGTTAAATGATACGCTTATTCCATTGTTCTTATGGGCAAAAGCCAAAGGCTCCACATCAGTTATGCTGTCTCCGATGTAAAAGATTTGGTCCTGATTGATATCATCCCTTCTGATGATTTCATCTATTGCCAATTTCTTACCTTCCCCACCGACAACTTCAATGTCCCCGATTTTCTCATATATGCCCATTTTTGAAATTTGATTGAAGAAAATATCATCAAATAATTCGTAATCATCAGGATTTTTCAAAATCAAATCCTTAAATTCAATGATCTTTTTAATTTCTTCATCATTTAACTTCAAGGAATCTATATCCACTTTAGTATAAAATGTATTTTCAAATGGCAATTGCATATAATTAGACACAGCTTCAATATATTGGCCATAGCTGGTACTAACTATATAAGTATTCATAGCATTCTTCAAGTAATTTAATAGGAATTTTGAATCCCTCACAGCATAAATGTTATCTTTTGAAAAATCAATGAAATCCTGATTTGTAAGATTTTCAACTACAAAGAACGGCAGGATTAACTTTAGGGTATTGCCTGCCTTATAATTCTCTTTTTTAACTATATCTACAATATAGTCATCATACAAACTAAGAATCTTAAATAATTCCCCGCCATTTTCGATAAACTTGTCTGCCATCTCATAGGCATTATCATTCAGGGTCAATGGCCCTTCACAGTCCGTAATATATGATTTTTCAAACATGATTCACCTGAAATTAACAATTCTGATTGCATCCAACGGACAAATAGCTTCACAGTTTCTGCAATAAATACACTTTTCACCATCAAATTCAATCTTGTCATCATTCAATGTTAAAGCGTCAACAGGACAGTTTTTAACACAAATCGCACATGCCTGACACTTGTCATCTGAAAGTGAGAAGTCACCTTCCCTCTGCTTGTAGAGATAGGATCTGGCATAATATAAATCCTGGTCTTTACTGTAGAAGTAATCGTCATAGGCACCGATTGCATCAAACTGACAGACTTCAACACATTTTCCACAGTATATACAGTCATCACTGATGGAAATAGGATTTGGTCCATTTACCTTAATTGCGCCTACAGGACAGACATTGAAACATTCACCACATGCAATACACTTGTTGTCATAAACCTCAATGTTTCTGTCCATCAGATATGACCCGACAAGTTTTGTGAACTTATCAACTTCAATACTGGTGTCAAGACTGATTTTGAGTTCACGTTCCATCATGTCATTTACTTTATACTCGATGAAATGCTCGAATCTTTGGTCATTGAACTCTAAAGCAATGGCATTTCCGACTTTTTGTAAAACTTTATTTAAACTGATTAAATCAAGAGACAATCTTTTGACATCATGATCAATGATACTGGAAACGATATCATAGGATTTAATCTCACTATACATCTTATAGGCTTTTTTACGTGATGAATATCTGATTGCTGTTGAAGGACATGAATGCATACATTCCTCACATCTTGCACAGTATCCTGGATTGATGTAAGGCAGCTTATTGGTTCTTCCAACATTAATCGCACCCATTGAAGGACATACTCTGGTACAGGTCATACAGCCGATACACTGCTTTTGATTAACAACAATGGCCTTACCTCCCTTAACGGTTTTTGGAAGCAATTCACCATACTTGATAGCATCGGTCGGACATACCCTGAAACAATATCCGCATCTTACGCATGTGTCCTTATCTATCTGACTGTGAGGTTCTTCATTTCCATTTGCTACAATATGAATTGAACCGTTTTTACATGCCTGAACACATGCTCCACATGCCTTACACAATTTTACATTGATGTTTGGAACATTTTCCTTTAATGGAGGATCCATTTTAACATCAAGAGATATTGCATCTTCAGGACAAGCATTACGACATAATACACATCCAAAGCAAGTGGTTTTCAATTTAACAAGACCGTCACTTTCATCCATATAAATGGCATCAATAGGACAAGAGTCAAGACAAGGCTTGTCGCTACATTTAGCGCACCTAGTCTGGTCGATAACATAATCCACATCAACATGCCTTAATGGCCTTGGTGTTTTGGTAAAACTATCAATCATAACTCTCACTCCATTAACAAATCATCATTCAGGTTGGATGATTTTACTGTAATATGAATATTTTCACCGTCATCTATTGAGAACTTGGATATGAAGTATTTGATTACTGAGAACGGACATGTCTGGTAACAAATACTACAGCGTAAACATTTATCCTTATCCCTTACGATTGTATCTGCATTTTCATCAAAGGAAATACATCCGGTCGGACAATCAGGAATACACAACTGACATTTTTTACATTTATCCTTATCCCAATCAATAATTCTTACTTTCAGCCTGTTTACGGCATTGGTCATAATCTCCAATGCAATCTCATCATCAGGAATAATCTTCAATGCCTTGTCCCATATTGCTGAGATTGGCACATCATACTGCAGGAGTCCGTCTTTTTCAAGTGACCTTAAATCCTCCTCTTTTGAATTGACGTATTCTTCAAGATAATCGACACATAAAAGTATCAGGTCTTTTTGGTCCTGTAGATTGTCCACAAACACTGCCTTCATAGCCCCATTTACAGGACAGACATCTACACACTCCCCACAACTGATACACTTAAGCTGGTCAACTACAACCTTTCCATCAATTTCACTGATTGCCTCAACAGGACATTTCTTCAGACATTTCTTACATTTAATACATAAATAATCGTCAACAATATACTGTCTTTTTGAAGGAATAATATTGAATTCAGGCAATATCAAATGATTTTGACCACATTCCAATGTTTTAGGATCAGTAGGACATACTTCAGCACAGAATCCGCAACGGATACATGCTCCCGGCTTGATTACCGGATATGTCATGCCCACTCCTTCTTCTGTGTCCTCATCACGAACCAGTTTGATTGCATTCGGTGAAGGGCATGAAACAGTACATGCGCCGCATCCGATACAATATTCCTTGTTAACTTTTGGAAAATCCCTGAAACGTTCCGGCTTTTCAGATATTTCAGGTTCATTCTTAGCATTTAAAAATGTATCTGCCCATGCTTTTCTTGCAAAATCATAAATGTACCACATCAAAGATGACACTTATATCACCTCATCAATTTTTTTGATTGTGGTTTTGCCTGCCTCGTTGGTTATTGCAACCCTTTCGGCACATGCAACACATGGGTCACTGGTTGCATAGGTGGCCACCGCATCCGCAACGGTCGGAACATCACGAATCATGTATCTTGCACATGAATCCATATTAGCTATACTTGGAGTTCTAATGGAAATATTCTTGATTAGACTGCCGTTGGTTTCAATCATGTAGGTAACCTCACCACGAGGAGCTTCGTTCTGACGCATTGCATAACCAGATTTCAAATCTACAGGAGTACGTACTTCACCTTTCGGTATATTTTCAATTGCCTGCCTCAATATGCTAATTGATTCAGGTATTTCATCAAATCTAGTTAATGTTCTTGCGTAATTATCCCCTTCCTTACGTGTAATCACCTTAAAGTCAAAATAATCATCATAAGTATAATGGCCATTACGGAAATCCTTTGTAATTCCTGATGCCCTTCCAATAGGACCGACAGCTCTTCCCTTAATAGCTTCTTTTTTGGTCATGACCCCAATGCCCTTACATCTTAAAGCTAAGGCAGGACCTTCAGCAAACAACTGCCTGGTTCTCTCAAAGCCCTCTTCAATAATTTCCAAGTTTTTAAGAATTTGCTCAAAGTGGCGCTCATCTGCATCCATCCTAACACCACCGACAACATTCCAACCCATGTTAACCCTGTTTCCGGTTAAAAGTTCAATGGAATCCATTGCATATTCCCTCAATTCCAAAACATGCATGAATAAGGTTTCATGATCCATTGATTTGAAGAATGTTGAATTTCCAAGCAAATGACTTTGAATCCTATCGAGCTCATTCGCAATGGTTCTTAAAAATTGAGCCCTTACAGGCACATCAACATCGGAGATTTTCTCAATAGTCTCTGCAAAGGTTTGTGTGTGTTCATATGAACATATACCACAGACTCTTTCAGATAGATATATTCCTTTCTGCCAGGTTTTTCCTTCAATTATCTTTTCAATTCCCCTATGAACATAACCATATTCAATTTCCGCTTTGACAACCCTTTCTCCTTCAGTCTGAAGTTTTAATCTGATAGGTTCCTTTAAAGCAGGGTGAATTGGACCAATAGGCACTATCATTGTTGTTCCCTCCCCCTATCAGCAATAGCTTGAGGTCCAACTGCAAGAATAGCTTCTAGAATTTCACTAGGTCTTGGAGGACATCCTGGAATTTCTGCAGCAACAGGGATGAAATTTGATGCAGGGGCATTTACATGACCCCCTTCCTGTGCAAACACATCACCTGATATAGGGCAGTTTCCAACAGCTACGGCTATTTTTGGTTCAGGAGCTTTATCATAAATTCTTTTTAAATTGTCTTTCCATTGTTCGGTTACTGCACCGGTTAACAATAGAACATCAGCTTCACGAGGATTATTGTGAACATAAATACCAAACTGCTCTAAGTCGTATCTTGGAGATAACAGTGCAACACATTCAACATCGCAACCATTACATCCGCCACAATTTACAATACAGACATGGATAGAGCTTTTTCTCACAACATCCCTAATAGCATCTAACATTGTACTCCCTCATAATTTAATAAATTTATAAACATTAATATTCTGATTTTTCTTTTAATAATTCAAATAATTCAATTTGGCCTTCCTTTAAGGCATCTTCATAACTTTTTCCGGATTTGACCTCGGCAACTAATTTTTCTTTTAATACATCACCCTCTTCAGGAGTGATTATCTCCAAAGTGCCGATATACCAGCATAATCGTAAATCCGCATGGAATTTCTTGGCAAGACAGATGTCCTGTGCTATGTCCAATGTTCCATGAGTTGCCTCCAAAGTAGACATGTCGAAGAGTTTAAAGAATACTTCCTTCAATTCTTCAGGTGTGCAGTCATAATCCTTTGAAAGCGGATCTATAATATCTCTCTGCCATGCATAACTTCCAAGTATTCTTTCCTTCATCAAATTCATTTTAGATTCATCATCCATGCAAATCACCTAAATTATCGGCATAGCCAGGTACACAATCACTGATATAATCAATCCAATTGCAGTTTCCTTTCTTCCATAACCTGGTCTTTCTCCCATTACAAATCCTGCGAGGAGAAAACCGATAGCTGATAAAATAACGTTTCCTGCATTGAATGCCAAAAACCATCCGACAATTGCAAGAACCAATGCAACAGTGTTGATATTAGTTACTGCAACAAACGGTTCACCATGCTGTTTGTAACTGTAAAGCAATCCCAGAATGGATCCTACAACAAATGCAAGTATGTAAATCATATAATCTAACATAATATCTCCTACATAGGCTTATAAAGCAATATAAATGAGCATATAATTGCTATAAATGTTATTATAAAACACAATTTCTCTATACTTTCTATCTTATGGGAAAAATTACCCTTGGACAGCAATAGGAATATTGCCAATATCAATCCTATTGCGACGATTGGAGCAATAAGAACAGAATGCAACAGGGTTGTCAGTAAACCTACAATTATCACGCCAACGGCAACCAATGCGGTAAAATAAACAATCACATTTTCACTATTCATGCTACCACTCCGCTAAATAACATTATAATTGTTCCAAAGAAACAGATAGCTCCGATTGTAATCTGGGTCATGACGGAATGATTCGGACTGAAAATCGGTGTTGTAGCGTTGATAAAACCGGTAATGAAAGTTATAATAATCATTCCAACCAAATATCCTACGGCAGTTAGAGGACCAAAGAATATTGTTAAAAATACCCATAACATCACATACCAAGCAATAGACTCGGAAAAGTGCATAAACCCTCTTAAAAGTCCATAGTGCTCAGTTTCAAATCCTGAAATTAAAGCCTTATCCTTGGTTATTGCAAATGGAGAATAAGGGGATTTTGTAATAATCAGCATGAAAAACATCAAAGCAGCAAGAGGAACTGTGAATATCAAAGGACCATGAACAGACTGGTATGCAATGATTTCACCAATGTTCATTGTACCGGTCACAAGATAAACAAATACAATTGATGCGAACAATGGAAGTTCTGTTGCCGCTGAAAGAACAGCCCTTACACAACTTAATTTACCATACGGTGAACCTGAACTTGATCCTGAATTGTGTTCCACAATCTTATAGACTGCATAAACACCGAACAGTATAAGCAATGAATCATGTGCTACAGGACCTACGATTACACCAACAATCCAAATTAAAGCAAGTATGAATGTTATACCAATATAAAATGGTTTTGAAACTGTTTTTGGAAAACCTGTTTCCTTAAAGAAAAATTTCAATGAATGTAACAAGTGCTGTATAATAGGTGGTCCCGGACGTCTTTGGACACGTGCCATGATTTTTCTATGCAATCCCAAAAGCAGGCTTCCCGCCAGAAATGCAATAATTACCTGAATTAAAATATTTGCCATTAAATTCACAATACCACCCTAATATCCAGTAAATGGTTCTTTTAACCTTCCTTCAACATCTTCAGGTTTTGGTTTAGCCATTGTTAGCAAACCTAAAGATAAAATCCAAGCTGGAATACCGAAAATAGCAATTGTATAGACTATCCATACTGCAAAGTCTATAACCAAGCATGCAAGGATTGCTATTGTTGATAATACCAATACTATAATACTTATGAGTTTTTGACTATCCATTTTAACCACTTACCACAATACCAATAATAAAATTTCAACAGCCCTTACGATAATAAATAATGAACTTAAGTGAATTATAACAATGAATGGAGAACCTGGAGTTCTAAACATCTCCGCCTTACTTGCAAAGAATGGTGCCACACCACTTTCACCTAAAATTCCCAGTAACATCAATACTGCACCAAAAACCACCATTGGATTTGCAGGCATCTGTGACAATACTTGAAGTGACAATGTACCTGTTGATGCAAGAATTATAGCTGCACCTCCGAATAGCGGCAAACTGCACATCATGGCAATCAAACCATAATTGAATGCAGAATTCAAAACACTAGTCTGTTTTACTGCAGATACAATACCTATATTTAAAATACCCACCAAAGCCATGAATAATGTGAAGTTGAACAAATCTCCAGTTATCATTGCTCCAGCAGATGCAATACCACAGATTATTGATAAAAATCTTCTTTGTCTAAATTCCTTTTCATCAACTTTAACCTCAGCAATGCCAAGAGTATTAAATTTAGCCGCCTCAATTTGTGTTTCAGGTTTACTTACAGCAATCAATGCAGTAAAACCAAGCAACACTGCAAAAAGGAACAAATTAAATGGATTTAAATATAGTACAATGTCTCCAAGTGGAATTGTTCCAAGCAAATTTCCTCCAAGTGTAACGAAATCCATATTATCTACTCCTTATCAATATCCTCTCTCATAAGCAGGCCTATCAAACCCACTTTGGAAGCTACTTTTAATAATAATCCACATGCTGCCAGGAATAAACTCAATAGCCAGTATTGTGGAGTTACAAAGAACAGTAAGAAACCTACTATCCATAAACACCATGCAATACCTGAAACTCCTGCAACACCATCCAATATCAATACTGGAAGTCCTCTTGCTTTTTTGGAAATGGCATACAATACTATTCCTCCACCAGCTACTGCTCCACCAGTAAAACCAGTTAAAAATATACCATATCCAATCAGTACCAATGCGATGAAATTAGGTGCGGTAGTCATAATCTCCATATCCAGGGAGAATGCCTGAGGAAACATTGAAGAGGATTTAGACAGATTTGCTCTTGGATCCTGTTCAATTTTACGCATTTCCCTTGTAATCAGAATTTCTGAAATGGCCAATGTCTCAGCCAGTTCAACTACCAGACCAGGTAAAATTAATGCTTCAGCAAGGTCTGTTCCAACCGCTGAAACAACGAATATCATAGCAAGACCTACAAGGTCGGTCAATATGAGAATGTGCAATTCTCTTCTTTTCATTGCTATTGCCATGGTTGCAATAAAACCGACAATCAATCCCGCATATATTGCAGGAAGATACATGCTAATAAATGCCTGAGGAACAAACATCAGTTATCCCTCCTCAATTGCTTTGATCTTGCCTTAATGTCATTAGCTTTAACTTCTTTTGCCACATGTGCTGAATCATTTATGGCCTTTTTGAAATCCTTTTTGATTTCGTTTTCATCATTTTTCCTGTTCATTGTATAATTGATAGATAACCATGAAGCGATGATAAATGACATCATCAGTATGCTTGATTCCAAAATTGTATCGAAACCTCTTGTATAATACAGAATTTCATCTATAAGTCCTCCTGGGGATGAATATATTGAAGTTCCGAAGTAAGGTGAAATTGATGATATCCACTGCGCCAGAGGTGACATATAACCTGTAATCATTCCCAAACTCTCAGCATTTTCCGGATACTGAGGATCAATTTCTCCAGGTTGGGTTAACGGTTGTCCTCCCCTATCATATGGTGCTATTGCCAAACCTTCATCTATTTGCTCCTGTGGAGCGGGCCTGACATACAACTGGTCAGGATTCAAAGCCAAAGGCACAATCAATCCAACGATTAAAATAATTCCAAGGCTGAATGCAAAAAGACGTGGAATATTCTTAGGGTCTGCCAGTTTATTCCATAAAACTCCAATCCTCATACATCTGCCCCCATCTCTTCCAAACGAATGATTGCTCTAAATAAAATCAAACTGATAATAACAGTAGTTGCAAGCAATGTCAACAATGCCAATACATGATTGTAGCATAGCAATACCAGACAGACTCCAATGGATGCGACTTCAGTATTGAATGTCCTTACAATCGGATCGTTAACTCCCGGACCCCATGCGGTGGCAAGGCTTCCGACAATCGCTAAAAAGATACCGAAATAAAAGAATAAATTAACATCAATCATTGAATCTCACCACTTGCAAGTTTATTTTGTCTAATCTCTTTTATTTTAACTATTGATAAGATAAATACTAATGTGGATAGCGGACCTGCCAGCGCTGCAAACATTGCAACATCCAAATACCTAAACAAAGCAATAACCAAAACAAATCCCACATCCAATATTGAAAACATTATGACCTTATCCAAAGGTTTTTTCAGAAATATTATGCCAAATGAACCTATAAGCATTAAAGCCATTGCAATTATTGAAACTAGAAACTCCATAATATCACTCCAACAATATCTCATCATCTAGTCTTTTTAAAGTATATGCAATAGCATTAGCACTAATAGTTGAACAAATAAAGAACGCTGCAGCAACAACAAGAGCAAACGGTGTGTTAATCAATAATGCAATAATTGCAGAAACACCAAAACCGATAACATTTAAATATAATAGTCTTTCAGCCCTGTTTTGTGTTACTAAAGCCCTTAATGCTACGAATATGACTATAATTCCAATAATTTCAACATACATATAATCACTCTCTAGCATGCCTATTGAATTTTTCAGCGATTTTTCCCAATACTACAGACATTCTTGCTTGGTCTATTCCCATTATTGTGAAAATGGCTATAACCATACCTACAATAAACATTTCAGGAGTTAAACCGATGAATGAAGTTAAAAATATTATTACAGTAGCTGTTAAAGAACCTGTAGTTCCTGCATATCCCGGATCAGCACATAACCTATTTCCAATAAAAATAAGGAATGCTGCAATAATCCCTCCAGGAATTCCTAAAAGCATATATCCAATAGAAGCCATTAAAGTACCAGCAGACGCATCAGGAGAACATAAAATGTTTCCTTGGAAGAATCCACCAGCGATATCTCCCCCTCTTTTTTCTACATCTTTTCCAATAATCCTGGCTCCTCTTACACCAGGCTGCTCGGGAAGTCCGAAATATGTATCCACAATTACAAAATTCAACCAACAAAGAATTGCGGCAATTATTATTCCAATTACCTCATTCATTTATATCCTCTCCCGTATTATCATTCAGAGGTTTTGGAAATACAAAATCAAACAAATATTTCACAAATAATGCTGATAAAACACCTATAATAGCTGCCAAAACCAAACCATTATACATGAAAGTATAATTTAAAACTAAAAATATTGAAAAAATCCCAATAGCTATTATTGGAGTCGGATATAATGCACTTACATCAAAAGAATACCTATATGGTTTGCTAGGAAGTAACGGTAACCTTAAAACTAAAGCTACAATAATGGAACATAAGATTGTTAGAATATAAGCTAATATAACATCAAATAAAGATATGCTTACACTGCCTAGCCCATAAAAATTACTATACGAAGCAAAATATATGGTATCAAACACTAAATCAAACATATTATTAGACTCCTCTTATTAAAATAATATACATATAAAAATATATAAACATTGTTACTTAAAAATAGTAATAGATGCTTAATTATAATTTAAATTAATTAATGGTGGCTTAATGAAAAATAAAAAGATATTAATTACCGGTGGAGCAGGATTTATAGGTTCTCATATCGCTAATGAATTAATAAACGATAATGAGATTACAATTATTGATAATCTATCCACAGGAAACATTAAAAATTTAAACGACCCTGAACACGATAATCTGGAATTTATCCACGAAGATCTGTGTAAAACTAATTTGGATGACATTACTTCCAGAACAGATTATATTTTTCATATGGCAGCCATGGCAAGTGTGCCGTTGAGTGTTGAAAAACCAGTAGAATGCAATGAAATAAATGTCAATACTACCGTTAAGCTTTTAAAATCAGCAGTTGACAATGATGTTAAAAAAATCGTCTTTTCATCCTCATCCGCCGTCTATGGCCAGAACACAAACATGCCCCTTAAAGAAACAGAACCGTTCATGCCTACTTCCCCCTATGCAGCTTCAAAGGCAAACTGTGAAGTTTACTTAAAGTCATTTTATGAAAGTTACGGACTAAACTACACTGCATTAAGATACTTCAACGTCTTTGGACCAAAACAGGACAAGAATTCACATTATGCGGCAGTGATGCCAAACTTCATCAGTTCACTTCTTGAAGGAAAACCTGCGAAAATATACGGAGACGGTGAACAGACCCGTGATTTTGTCTATGTCGAAGATGTCGTTAAGGCAAACATCAACGCATGCAAATCAAACTACAATGGAGCGGTGAATGTTGCATCAGGTAAAAAGATAACAATAAACAGATTATATGAGATAATCAGGGACACCCTGGGAAGCGAACTGGAACCTAAATATCTTCCAGAACGCTTAGGAGATGTCAGGCATTCCCTTGCAGATGTAAGCAACATGGAAAAAATCAATTTAAAGATTGATTCATCCAATTTCGAATCACAACTTCAGGAAACTGTCAACTGGTTTAGAACAATCTTATAGGTGACTTTATGGATAAAAGTGTAACCGATTTCAATGTTCGTCTAAGAACAATTCAAATCAGGGATTTGATTGTCGGAATAATCATAACCGTGATATTGAGCGGAATAGCCGTAGCCATT contains:
- a CDS encoding 4Fe-4S binding protein is translated as MRVMIDSFTKTPRPLRHVDVDYVIDQTRCAKCSDKPCLDSCPIDAIYMDESDGLVKLKTTCFGCVLCRNACPEDAISLDVKMDPPLKENVPNINVKLCKACGACVQACKNGSIHIVANGNEEPHSQIDKDTCVRCGYCFRVCPTDAIKYGELLPKTVKGGKAIVVNQKQCIGCMTCTRVCPSMGAINVGRTNKLPYINPGYCARCEECMHSCPSTAIRYSSRKKAYKMYSEIKSYDIVSSIIDHDVKRLSLDLISLNKVLQKVGNAIALEFNDQRFEHFIEYKVNDMMERELKISLDTSIEVDKFTKLVGSYLMDRNIEVYDNKCIACGECFNVCPVGAIKVNGPNPISISDDCIYCGKCVEVCQFDAIGAYDDYFYSKDQDLYYARSYLYKQREGDFSLSDDKCQACAICVKNCPVDALTLNDDKIEFDGEKCIYCRNCEAICPLDAIRIVNFR
- a CDS encoding 4Fe-4S binding protein; protein product: MSSLMWYIYDFARKAWADTFLNAKNEPEISEKPERFRDFPKVNKEYCIGCGACTVSCPSPNAIKLVRDEDTEEGVGMTYPVIKPGACIRCGFCAEVCPTDPKTLECGQNHLILPEFNIIPSKRQYIVDDYLCIKCKKCLKKCPVEAISEIDGKVVVDQLKCISCGECVDVCPVNGAMKAVFVDNLQDQKDLILLCVDYLEEYVNSKEEDLRSLEKDGLLQYDVPISAIWDKALKIIPDDEIALEIMTNAVNRLKVRIIDWDKDKCKKCQLCIPDCPTGCISFDENADTIVRDKDKCLRCSICYQTCPFSVIKYFISKFSIDDGENIHITVKSSNLNDDLLME
- a CDS encoding nickel-dependent hydrogenase large subunit, with amino-acid sequence MIVPIGPIHPALKEPIRLKLQTEGERVVKAEIEYGYVHRGIEKIIEGKTWQKGIYLSERVCGICSYEHTQTFAETIEKISDVDVPVRAQFLRTIANELDRIQSHLLGNSTFFKSMDHETLFMHVLELREYAMDSIELLTGNRVNMGWNVVGGVRMDADERHFEQILKNLEIIEEGFERTRQLFAEGPALALRCKGIGVMTKKEAIKGRAVGPIGRASGITKDFRNGHYTYDDYFDFKVITRKEGDNYARTLTRFDEIPESISILRQAIENIPKGEVRTPVDLKSGYAMRQNEAPRGEVTYMIETNGSLIKNISIRTPSIANMDSCARYMIRDVPTVADAVATYATSDPCVACAERVAITNEAGKTTIKKIDEVI
- a CDS encoding NADH-quinone oxidoreductase subunit B family protein — protein: MLDAIRDVVRKSSIHVCIVNCGGCNGCDVECVALLSPRYDLEQFGIYVHNNPREADVLLLTGAVTEQWKDNLKRIYDKAPEPKIAVAVGNCPISGDVFAQEGGHVNAPASNFIPVAAEIPGCPPRPSEILEAILAVGPQAIADRGREQQ
- a CDS encoding DUF1959 family protein, with translation MDDESKMNLMKERILGSYAWQRDIIDPLSKDYDCTPEELKEVFFKLFDMSTLEATHGTLDIAQDICLAKKFHADLRLCWYIGTLEIITPEEGDVLKEKLVAEVKSGKSYEDALKEGQIELFELLKEKSEY
- a CDS encoding energy-converting hydrogenase subunit EhaL family protein is translated as MLDYMIYILAFVVGSILGLLYSYKQHGEPFVAVTNINTVALVLAIVGWFLAFNAGNVILSAIGFLLAGFVMGERPGYGRKETAIGLIISVIVYLAMPII
- a CDS encoding respiratory chain complex I subunit 1 family protein codes for the protein MNLMANILIQVIIAFLAGSLLLGLHRKIMARVQRRPGPPIIQHLLHSLKFFFKETGFPKTVSKPFYIGITFILALIWIVGVIVGPVAHDSLLILFGVYAVYKIVEHNSGSSSGSPYGKLSCVRAVLSAATELPLFASIVFVYLVTGTMNIGEIIAYQSVHGPLIFTVPLAALMFFMLIITKSPYSPFAITKDKALISGFETEHYGLLRGFMHFSESIAWYVMLWVFLTIFFGPLTAVGYLVGMIIITFITGFINATTPIFSPNHSVMTQITIGAICFFGTIIMLFSGVVA
- a CDS encoding DUF788 domain-containing protein; the encoded protein is MDSQKLISIIVLVLSTIAILACLVIDFAVWIVYTIAIFGIPAWILSLGLLTMAKPKPEDVEGRLKEPFTGY
- a CDS encoding proton-conducting transporter membrane subunit, which produces MDFVTLGGNLLGTIPLGDIVLYLNPFNLFLFAVLLGFTALIAVSKPETQIEAAKFNTLGIAEVKVDEKEFRQRRFLSIICGIASAGAMITGDLFNFTLFMALVGILNIGIVSAVKQTSVLNSAFNYGLIAMMCSLPLFGGAAIILASTGTLSLQVLSQMPANPMVVFGAVLMLLGILGESGVAPFFASKAEMFRTPGSPFIVIIHLSSLFIIVRAVEILLLVLW
- a CDS encoding EhaG family protein; this encodes MFVPQAFISMYLPAIYAGLIVGFIATMAIAMKRRELHILILTDLVGLAMIFVVSAVGTDLAEALILPGLVVELAETLAISEILITREMRKIEQDPRANLSKSSSMFPQAFSLDMEIMTTAPNFIALVLIGYGIFLTGFTGGAVAGGGIVLYAISKKARGLPVLILDGVAGVSGIAWCLWIVGFLLFFVTPQYWLLSLFLAACGLLLKVASKVGLIGLLMREDIDKE
- a CDS encoding EhaF family protein, with amino-acid sequence MRIGVLWNKLADPKNIPRLFAFSLGIILIVGLIVPLALNPDQLYVRPAPQEQIDEGLAIAPYDRGGQPLTQPGEIDPQYPENAESLGMITGYMSPLAQWISSISPYFGTSIYSSPGGLIDEILYYTRGFDTILESSILMMSFIIASWLSINYTMNRKNDENEIKKDFKKAINDSAHVAKEVKANDIKARSKQLRRDN
- a CDS encoding DUF2107 family protein; protein product: MIDVNLFFYFGIFLAIVGSLATAWGPGVNDPIVRTFNTEVASIGVCLVLLCYNHVLALLTLLATTVIISLILFRAIIRLEEMGADV
- a CDS encoding EhaD family protein: MEFLVSIIAMALMLIGSFGIIFLKKPLDKVIMFSILDVGFVLVIALFRYLDVAMFAALAGPLSTLVFILSIVKIKEIRQNKLASGEIQ
- a CDS encoding DUF2109 domain-containing protein, whose translation is MYVEIIGIIVIFVALRALVTQNRAERLLYLNVIGFGVSAIIALLINTPFALVVAAAFFICSTISANAIAYTLKRLDDEILLE
- a CDS encoding energy-converting hydrogenase A subunit A EhaA; amino-acid sequence: MFDLVFDTIYFASYSNFYGLGSVSISLFDVILAYILTILCSIIVALVLRLPLLPSKPYRYSFDVSALYPTPIIAIGIFSIFLVLNYTFMYNGLVLAAIIGVLSALFVKYLFDFVFPKPLNDNTGEDINE